A region of the Campylobacter subantarcticus LMG 24377 genome:
AATTACATTGCCTGGTTTATACACTCCATGCACATTACCAAAACTTGCCGCGATCGAAAACCTATCACTAATCTTAGAAAGTCTTTCATAAGCTAAGGCTACATCTTTAGGCTGAGTGTATAATTTTGCATTATCGATGTTGGTATTATCCACTCCATCTTCTTCTCCACCTGTACACCCTAACTCAAGCTCCAAAGAAATCCCAAGTTCAGACATTTGTTTTAAGTAATTTTCACACGTGCTTAAATTACTCTCTAAATCCTCTTCACTTAAATCAATCATATGAGAGCTAAATAAAGGTTTACCTGTTTCCTTTTTAAACTCAATATTTGCCTCAATTAAAGCATCAATCCAAGGAAGTAATTTTCTAGCAGCATGATCTGTGTGTAAAATCACTGGAACTCTATAAGCTTTTGCCATTAAATGCACATGTCTTGCACCACTTATAGCACCAAGCACATCAGCTTTTGAGCAAGCTTTCCCTGCTACAAATTTAGCTCCTCCATTTGAAAATTGAATAATCACAGGTGAGTTAACTTTTTTAGCACTTTCTAAAACCGCATTGATAGAATTTGTCCCCACAACATTTACCGCAGGGATAGC
Encoded here:
- the fbaA gene encoding class II fructose-bisphosphate aldolase; this encodes MGVLDLVKPGVLSDDDLNTVYNYAKKEGFAIPAVNVVGTNSINAVLESAKKVNSPVIIQFSNGGAKFVAGKACSKADVLGAISGARHVHLMAKAYRVPVILHTDHAARKLLPWIDALIEANIEFKKETGKPLFSSHMIDLSEEDLESNLSTCENYLKQMSELGISLELELGCTGGEEDGVDNTNIDNAKLYTQPKDVALAYERLSKISDRFSIAASFGNVHGVYKPGNVILRPEILKNSQNYVKEKFGLNEEKPINFVFHGGSGSDIEDIKAALSYGVIKMNIDTDTQWAFWDGVREYEFKNKAYLQGQIGNPEGDDKPNKKYYDPRVWLRAGEESMIKRLECAFSDLNCIDRN